One genomic segment of Flagellimonas marinaquae includes these proteins:
- the mce gene encoding methylmalonyl-CoA epimerase, whose protein sequence is MEKIEHIGIAVKDLETSNKLFEKLLGVPHYKIEEVASEGVKTSFFKSGPNKIELLEATKPDSPIAKYLEKKGEGIHHIAFAVEDIASEIDRLKNEGFTVLNETPKKGADNKLVVFLHPKGTNGVLVELCQEIKEG, encoded by the coding sequence ATGGAAAAAATTGAACATATTGGAATTGCGGTGAAAGATTTGGAGACATCGAACAAGCTTTTCGAAAAGCTGTTGGGTGTACCGCACTACAAAATTGAAGAGGTGGCCTCGGAAGGGGTAAAAACCTCTTTTTTTAAATCCGGGCCCAATAAGATAGAATTGTTGGAAGCTACCAAGCCCGACAGCCCTATTGCCAAGTATCTGGAGAAGAAGGGAGAGGGCATCCACCATATTGCTTTTGCAGTGGAGGATATTGCATCCGAAATTGATCGTTTAAAAAATGAAGGTTTTACTGTTTTGAACGAAACCCCTAAAAAAGGTGCGGACAACAAACTGGTGGTGTTTTTGCATCCAAAGGGCACCAATGGGGTGCTGGTGGAGCTATGTCAAGAAATAAAAGAGGGGTAG
- the rbfA gene encoding 30S ribosome-binding factor RbfA — MEETQRQKKIAGIIQKDLADILQRAATDGGLKGTLISVSKVYVTVDLSLAKAYVSIFPNKGAKELLEGIKESQVAIRHELAQRTKHQLRRVPELNFYLDDSLEYIEGIEKSLKGEENPIENRDLLDKRKKS; from the coding sequence ATGGAGGAAACACAACGACAAAAAAAGATAGCAGGAATCATTCAAAAAGACCTGGCCGATATTTTACAACGTGCCGCTACCGATGGTGGCCTTAAGGGAACTTTGATCTCTGTATCCAAGGTTTACGTTACTGTGGACTTATCATTGGCCAAAGCTTATGTAAGTATTTTTCCGAACAAGGGTGCCAAAGAATTATTGGAGGGCATCAAAGAGAGCCAAGTGGCCATTCGCCACGAACTTGCTCAGCGAACAAAGCACCAACTTAGACGTGTACCAGAACTCAATTTTTATCTGGACGATTCCTTGGAGTATATTGAAGGAATCGAAAAATCCTTAAAAGGGGAAGAAAACCCAATAGAGAACAGAGACTTGCTCGATAAACGTAAGAAATCCTGA
- a CDS encoding ABC transporter permease → MNFPLYIAKRYLRSKSSQNAVNIINFITFLVIVIGSAALFIVLSAFAGLKTFSLSFSNTFDPDLKASPSIGKHFSISADEESALSHIEGLASFSKELEERAYLTYKEKSTIAYIKGVDQNYRNVTGVDSTLIFGNWGSDLFNGVIGIGIYNLLGVPINNRSAMEVLVPKPGEGSFSQQGFINPKPYDDIALVVSGVFAVEETLDKKYVFAHLPVVQELLQKDSTDISGINFKLMENASAEDVRNSIVGILGDKVSVLTRREQNTSLYRMLNTENLATYLIFTLVLIIALFNVVGAIIMMILDKQQNSKTLYSLGTTIKELRRIYFIQGLLVTSFGGLIGVLIGSLLIVSQLVFGWLKITPSLAYPVEFNALNVLIVVGTIVVLGFISSKIASSRINEKLISA, encoded by the coding sequence TTGAACTTTCCGCTTTATATCGCAAAACGTTACTTACGGTCCAAAAGCAGTCAAAATGCGGTAAATATCATCAATTTTATTACTTTTTTGGTGATTGTGATCGGTTCCGCGGCCCTTTTTATCGTTCTTTCCGCTTTTGCCGGTCTAAAAACGTTCAGTCTTTCTTTTTCCAACACATTTGATCCCGACCTCAAAGCTTCTCCCTCTATTGGAAAGCATTTTTCAATTTCTGCGGACGAAGAATCTGCCCTGAGCCATATTGAAGGTTTGGCCAGCTTTTCCAAAGAACTGGAAGAACGGGCTTACCTTACCTATAAAGAAAAAAGTACCATTGCCTACATTAAGGGGGTGGATCAAAATTATCGCAATGTTACCGGTGTGGACAGCACTTTAATTTTTGGTAATTGGGGCTCGGATTTATTCAATGGTGTTATTGGCATCGGAATCTATAACTTACTGGGTGTGCCTATCAATAATCGTTCGGCCATGGAGGTTTTGGTCCCAAAACCTGGCGAAGGCTCCTTTTCCCAACAAGGGTTTATTAATCCCAAACCTTATGATGATATTGCCTTGGTGGTGAGCGGTGTTTTTGCTGTGGAGGAAACATTGGACAAAAAATACGTTTTTGCACATCTTCCCGTAGTACAGGAATTATTACAAAAAGATAGTACGGATATATCTGGCATCAATTTTAAATTGATGGAGAATGCCTCGGCAGAAGATGTCAGGAATTCCATTGTTGGGATTTTGGGGGATAAGGTTTCGGTTTTAACGCGCAGGGAGCAGAACACCTCTTTATATCGGATGCTCAACACCGAAAATTTAGCAACTTATTTGATTTTTACCCTAGTACTGATTATTGCTCTGTTTAATGTAGTTGGGGCCATTATTATGATGATTTTGGACAAACAACAGAACTCCAAAACACTATATAGCTTGGGCACAACCATTAAAGAATTGCGTCGAATCTATTTTATCCAAGGCTTATTGGTCACCTCTTTTGGCGGGCTGATCGGTGTACTGATCGGTTCCTTGTTGATTGTTTCACAATTGGTTTTTGGTTGGCTTAAAATTACGCCCTCTTTGGCCTATCCGGTGGAATTTAATGCCCTCAACGTATTGATCGTGGTCGGAACCATTGTGGTTCTGGGCTTTATTTCTTCAAAAATTGCGAGTAGCCGAATCAACGAAAAATTGATTTCCGCTTAA
- the dusB gene encoding tRNA dihydrouridine synthase DusB, translating to MPKIGNIELPDFPLLLAPMEDVSDPPFRKLCKEQGADVVYTEFISSEGLIRDAAKSVIKLDIYEKERPVGIQIFGAELDSMLQAVDIVEASNPDIIDINFGCPVKKVVCKNAGAGILRDIPLMVKLTEEIVKRTHLPVTVKTRLGWDNSSIKIVEVAERLQDVGIKAISIHGRTRVQMYKGEADWKPIAQVKNNQRMHIPVFGNGDVDTPEAAVKMRDEFGLDGAMIGRASIGYPWFFKEVKHFFETGEHLAPPTMQERVDSARRHLQMAIDWKGEKLGVFETRRHYTNYFKGIPHFKEYRMKMVTSDDAADVFAAFDEVQEKFGDYQFA from the coding sequence TTGCCAAAAATTGGAAACATAGAACTACCTGATTTTCCGCTTCTTTTAGCTCCGATGGAAGATGTGAGCGACCCTCCTTTCCGCAAACTTTGCAAGGAACAGGGCGCCGATGTGGTCTATACCGAGTTTATTTCTTCGGAAGGGTTGATTCGGGATGCCGCAAAAAGCGTGATTAAACTGGACATTTACGAAAAAGAACGCCCTGTGGGCATCCAGATTTTTGGCGCCGAATTGGATTCTATGCTCCAAGCTGTGGATATTGTGGAAGCATCCAACCCGGATATCATTGACATCAATTTTGGCTGCCCGGTAAAAAAGGTAGTGTGTAAAAATGCAGGTGCCGGAATTTTACGCGATATTCCCTTAATGGTGAAACTTACCGAAGAAATTGTGAAAAGGACCCATTTGCCCGTAACGGTAAAAACCCGATTGGGATGGGACAACAGCTCCATCAAAATTGTTGAGGTGGCCGAGCGTTTGCAAGATGTTGGTATTAAAGCAATCTCTATCCATGGGCGTACCCGTGTACAGATGTACAAGGGCGAGGCCGACTGGAAACCCATTGCACAGGTAAAGAACAACCAAAGGATGCATATTCCCGTATTTGGCAATGGCGATGTGGACACGCCCGAAGCTGCCGTAAAAATGCGCGACGAGTTTGGGTTGGACGGAGCCATGATAGGTAGGGCAAGTATTGGTTACCCTTGGTTTTTTAAGGAAGTAAAACATTTTTTCGAAACAGGAGAGCATTTAGCCCCCCCAACAATGCAGGAAAGGGTCGATTCCGCGCGCAGGCATTTGCAAATGGCTATTGATTGGAAGGGCGAAAAACTGGGCGTTTTTGAAACACGAAGACATTATACCAACTATTTTAAAGGGATTCCACACTTTAAGGAATACCGGATGAAGATGGTAACCAGTGACGATGCCGCAGATGTTTTTGCCGCTTTTGACGAGGTTCAGGAAAAATTTGGGGATTACCAGTTCGCTTAA
- a CDS encoding outer membrane beta-barrel family protein, whose amino-acid sequence MKNLTIAILWVLFAICCTYGQTYKVTGKVVDEQNQIVPYANILLLRAIDSTFVQGTSANDEGFFELVEVAPDLYLLQASYVGRGSEPRALDITTDVSLGALIIPLSDNELEEVVVTAQRPKLQRLPDRLVFSVENTVVSQGTSWDILKNTPGVIVNQDQLLIRGQNATVYLNDRKVQLSGQEVQDLLQGLSGTNIKSVEVIANPPASYDAEGGPILNIVTSKNIVPGYKGSVNGTFTQAVFPKFSIGTSHYYKTDKLNLFANYTINPQKEINKTNKGINFIDSSDAVFSVWDTDYDQTNRSQSQNASFILDYTFDAQNSLNVTSNLLFNLDQEQETILNTDMGNAQAQLDSTFATRNGSNLDNTNLAFDLTYVHKLKKEGAQIRANGHYTYFNGEMFQRLSTSYFDANGSFLRDFGFDTDSDQEIKIFTGQLDYSTPIGSMSFESGAKLSSITSENTMDFFNFNGSSNTVDASKSDRYIYDEDVYAAYMSLVKNWEKWSMKLGVRGELTKAKGNSITLDETNTQDFFEPFPSVYLLYSPSDKHSFAFDYGRNINRPKYNDLNPFRFFYNENDFEEGNPSLRPSFSNNFNFNYTLNSEFFFDVYYRDNGSNIAYLVFQDNQNQTLVEFKQNVLDSKSYGLDFTLSKSIAPAWFMYAYTSLFHEEETFLAEESGNVPYTNEVNGVYAYLGNYLTLSKDGTFTGEIAGTYVSKFLFGSYVSDEQFNLTIGLRKTLFDNKVTVSLAAEDILEQYVPTYRSKYLNQDNFYRRRPETQFIRFGFTYNFGNFRLEDNERGIDKKERDRLQSPN is encoded by the coding sequence ATGAAGAACCTGACCATTGCCATTTTATGGGTACTCTTTGCTATATGCTGTACTTACGGACAAACCTATAAGGTTACAGGCAAGGTTGTGGACGAGCAAAACCAGATTGTTCCATATGCCAATATTTTATTGCTTCGAGCGATCGACTCCACTTTTGTTCAAGGGACTTCTGCCAACGACGAAGGTTTTTTTGAACTTGTTGAGGTTGCACCCGATCTTTATCTTTTACAGGCAAGCTATGTAGGGAGGGGCTCGGAACCCAGGGCTTTGGATATTACCACCGATGTTTCCCTAGGGGCATTGATCATTCCCTTATCGGACAACGAACTGGAGGAAGTGGTAGTCACCGCTCAAAGGCCAAAGCTACAACGATTGCCGGACAGACTTGTCTTTTCGGTGGAAAACACAGTGGTCTCCCAGGGCACATCTTGGGATATTCTAAAAAATACGCCCGGAGTCATCGTAAATCAAGATCAATTGTTGATTCGTGGACAGAACGCAACAGTTTACTTGAACGACAGGAAGGTTCAGTTATCTGGACAGGAGGTACAAGATTTGCTACAGGGCTTGTCGGGAACAAATATTAAATCGGTAGAGGTTATTGCCAATCCTCCGGCAAGTTACGATGCCGAGGGCGGCCCAATTTTGAACATTGTAACGAGTAAAAACATTGTGCCGGGATATAAGGGCAGTGTAAACGGAACCTTCACTCAAGCCGTTTTTCCCAAGTTTAGCATAGGTACAAGCCATTATTACAAAACGGATAAGCTTAATTTGTTTGCCAATTACACCATCAACCCCCAAAAGGAAATCAACAAAACGAACAAGGGCATCAATTTTATAGATAGTAGTGATGCCGTTTTCTCTGTTTGGGATACTGACTATGATCAAACCAATAGATCGCAATCGCAAAATGCGAGTTTTATCCTGGATTATACTTTCGATGCTCAAAACAGCCTGAATGTAACCTCCAATTTACTGTTTAACCTAGATCAAGAGCAGGAAACTATTCTAAACACCGATATGGGAAATGCACAGGCACAATTAGATTCCACCTTTGCCACGAGAAACGGCTCTAATTTGGACAATACCAACTTGGCCTTTGATCTTACCTATGTGCATAAATTAAAGAAGGAGGGCGCGCAGATTAGAGCAAATGGACATTATACGTACTTCAATGGAGAAATGTTTCAACGACTGTCCACCAGTTATTTTGATGCCAACGGTTCCTTTTTAAGGGATTTTGGATTTGATACCGATTCCGATCAAGAGATAAAGATTTTTACCGGACAACTGGACTATTCTACACCTATTGGCAGTATGTCTTTTGAATCCGGGGCCAAGCTATCTTCGATTACTTCGGAGAACACTATGGACTTTTTCAATTTCAATGGATCGAGCAACACCGTGGACGCATCCAAATCCGACAGATATATTTATGATGAAGATGTTTACGCGGCTTATATGAGCTTAGTAAAAAACTGGGAGAAATGGTCCATGAAACTTGGTGTTCGTGGGGAGCTTACCAAGGCCAAAGGGAATTCGATTACCTTGGACGAAACCAACACCCAAGACTTTTTTGAACCCTTTCCATCGGTTTATTTGCTGTATTCGCCATCTGACAAACATAGCTTTGCGTTTGATTATGGAAGAAATATAAACCGGCCCAAGTACAACGATCTGAACCCTTTTCGATTTTTTTACAACGAGAATGATTTTGAAGAAGGAAATCCAAGCTTGAGACCGAGCTTCAGCAACAACTTCAATTTTAATTACACCCTGAACAGTGAGTTTTTCTTCGACGTGTACTATCGTGACAATGGCAGTAATATTGCCTATTTGGTGTTTCAGGATAACCAAAACCAAACCTTGGTAGAATTCAAACAGAATGTTTTGGACAGTAAGTCCTACGGGCTGGACTTTACCTTGAGCAAATCCATTGCCCCAGCTTGGTTTATGTATGCTTATACGTCCCTTTTTCACGAAGAAGAGACCTTTTTGGCCGAAGAAAGTGGCAATGTTCCGTACACAAACGAAGTTAATGGCGTTTATGCCTATTTGGGGAATTATTTAACCCTTTCCAAAGATGGTACCTTTACGGGAGAGATAGCGGGCACCTATGTTTCCAAGTTTCTTTTTGGATCATATGTGTCGGATGAACAATTCAATCTTACCATAGGCTTAAGAAAGACCCTCTTTGATAATAAAGTTACAGTATCGCTTGCCGCTGAGGATATTTTGGAACAATATGTTCCCACTTACCGCTCTAAGTATTTGAATCAGGACAACTTTTACCGAAGACGGCCTGAGACTCAATTTATCCGCTTTGGATTTACCTATAATTTCGGAAACTTTAGGTTGGAGGATAACGAACGCGGCATCGATAAAAAAGAGCGCGATCGACTGCAATCACCGAACTAG
- the lepA gene encoding translation elongation factor 4: MEKIRNFCIIAHIDHGKSTLADRLLDFTGSVTEREKQDQLLDNMDLERERGITIKSHAIQMEYVHNGEKYVLNLIDTPGHVDFSYEVSRSIAACEGALLVVDAAQSIQAQTISNLYLALENDLEIIPVLNKVDLPSANPEEVTDDIVDLLGCSPEDVIPASAKTGLGIQDILTAIIERVPAPKGNPNESLQALVFDSVYNPFRGVETYFRVVNGEITKGQKIKFVATGKSYEADEIGTLKLTQVPKKKISTGDVGYLITGIKDAREVKVGDTITDSAHPTKNPIGGFEDVKPMVFAGIYPVDTEDFEDLRSSMEKLQLNDASLVFTPESSAALGFGFRCGFLGMLHMEIIQERLEREFDMTVITTVPNVSYHAYTTKGDEKPIIVNNPSDLPDPSTIDRVEEPYIKATIITKADFVGNVMSLCIEKRGQIVNQTYLTTERVELIFDMPLAEIVFDFYDRLKTVSKGYASFDYSPIGMRQSKLVRVDILLNAQPVDALSALVHFDNAYHIGKKMCEKLKELIPRQQFDIPIQAAIGSKIISRETIKALRKDVTAKCYGGDISRKRKLLEKQKKGKKRMRQVGNVEIPQQAFMAVLKLND; the protein is encoded by the coding sequence ATGGAGAAGATCAGGAATTTTTGCATCATTGCGCACATAGACCATGGTAAAAGTACCTTGGCAGACCGTTTGTTGGACTTTACCGGTTCGGTCACCGAACGCGAAAAACAAGACCAGTTATTGGACAATATGGATTTGGAACGCGAACGTGGCATAACCATAAAAAGCCACGCCATCCAAATGGAGTACGTGCACAACGGAGAAAAATATGTGCTTAACCTGATCGATACTCCCGGGCACGTGGATTTCTCCTACGAAGTCTCCCGATCCATTGCCGCATGTGAGGGTGCACTTTTAGTGGTAGATGCCGCGCAGAGCATTCAGGCACAGACCATTTCCAACCTCTATCTTGCGCTGGAAAATGATCTGGAAATAATTCCCGTACTCAACAAAGTTGATTTACCAAGCGCCAATCCTGAAGAGGTTACCGATGATATTGTGGATCTTTTAGGGTGCTCCCCAGAAGATGTAATTCCTGCAAGTGCAAAAACAGGCCTCGGTATCCAAGACATATTAACAGCAATAATAGAACGTGTTCCTGCCCCAAAAGGCAACCCCAATGAGTCGCTTCAAGCTCTTGTTTTTGATTCTGTTTATAACCCGTTCAGAGGGGTGGAAACTTATTTTAGGGTCGTAAACGGAGAAATTACCAAAGGACAGAAAATTAAATTTGTCGCCACCGGAAAGTCTTATGAGGCCGATGAAATCGGAACCTTAAAATTGACCCAGGTGCCAAAAAAGAAAATTTCCACAGGAGATGTGGGCTATTTGATCACCGGCATCAAAGATGCCCGAGAAGTTAAAGTGGGTGATACCATTACGGATTCTGCACATCCCACCAAAAACCCGATTGGAGGGTTTGAGGATGTAAAACCTATGGTTTTTGCCGGTATTTACCCTGTTGACACCGAAGATTTTGAAGATTTGCGTTCTTCCATGGAAAAACTACAGTTGAACGACGCCTCTTTGGTATTTACCCCGGAGAGCAGTGCCGCATTGGGCTTTGGTTTCCGATGTGGGTTCCTGGGCATGTTGCACATGGAAATTATACAGGAACGTTTGGAACGTGAGTTCGATATGACGGTAATAACCACGGTGCCCAACGTGAGCTACCATGCATACACCACCAAAGGTGATGAAAAACCAATTATCGTAAACAACCCTTCCGACCTGCCCGACCCTTCGACCATAGATCGGGTAGAAGAACCGTACATTAAAGCGACCATTATCACAAAAGCTGATTTTGTGGGCAACGTAATGTCGCTCTGTATCGAGAAACGCGGGCAAATCGTTAACCAAACCTATTTGACCACCGAACGTGTAGAGTTGATTTTTGATATGCCCTTGGCAGAAATCGTATTTGATTTTTACGACCGTTTAAAAACTGTATCCAAAGGCTATGCCTCTTTTGATTATTCCCCGATCGGAATGCGCCAATCAAAACTGGTAAGGGTAGATATTTTGTTGAACGCCCAACCCGTAGATGCGCTTTCCGCTTTGGTTCACTTTGACAACGCCTACCATATTGGTAAAAAGATGTGCGAAAAACTGAAAGAGTTGATTCCAAGACAGCAATTCGACATCCCGATACAGGCGGCCATTGGTTCCAAGATCATTTCCAGGGAGACCATTAAAGCATTGCGTAAAGACGTTACCGCAAAATGTTACGGTGGGGACATTTCCCGTAAGCGTAAGCTATTGGAAAAGCAGAAAAAAGGTAAAAAACGAATGCGCCAAGTAGGTAATGTGGAAATCCCACAACAAGCTTTTATGGCCGTTCTAAAGTTGAATGATTAA
- a CDS encoding cation:proton antiporter: MVELAGIIILGIIAQWVAWRFKLPAILPLILIGLLVGPIATLYTEDGSKLIEPIWNGNKGLFPGEGLYYFVSLAISVILFEGGLTLKRAEISNVGPVITKLITIGTIVTFFGAGVAAHYIFGLSWQISFLFSGLIIVTGPTVITPILRNIPLKKDVSAVLKWEGILIDPIGALVAVLVFEFISVGEGQAFTQTALIEFGKIILFGTTFGFTFAHALAFAIKRNFIPHYLLNVVSLSTVLLVYVESDLFAHESGLLAVVVMGMVMGNMNLPNLKELLYFKESLSVLLISILFILLAANINMSDLELIYTWNTVALFAVIVFIIRPLGVFLSSQGSNLKFNEKLFIGWVGPRGIVAAGIASLFGSKLMQRGEPGAEYITPLVFMIVLGTVLLNATTARFFAKLVGVFLKKSEGILIIGASKLSRLIGNYLRKNNRHVVLIDNNQNNVEKAKKLGMEAITANIFSDSLTDNIELNDMGYLMALTGNSDINKFAINKFQKQFGENGAFRLVNTEEVNDPENNPKEGLFSHTDDFIQLMDTVRKHPTIHEIDLKNKEHYDSLIDITKKMRDIVPLFTKSPSGSIDIIPANSKDFSPKGEGYKLVYLGKILEADVDNGAEE, from the coding sequence ATGGTCGAACTTGCGGGAATTATAATTCTTGGCATTATTGCACAATGGGTAGCTTGGCGCTTTAAACTGCCTGCGATTCTACCCCTTATTTTAATAGGTTTGTTGGTTGGCCCCATTGCCACCCTGTACACTGAAGACGGATCTAAACTTATAGAACCTATTTGGAACGGCAATAAAGGCCTATTCCCGGGGGAGGGACTCTACTATTTTGTTTCTTTGGCCATTAGTGTAATCCTATTCGAGGGAGGACTTACTCTTAAAAGGGCAGAGATATCAAATGTTGGTCCGGTAATCACAAAATTGATAACCATTGGAACCATTGTGACTTTCTTTGGAGCTGGTGTGGCCGCACATTATATTTTCGGGTTATCGTGGCAAATTTCCTTTTTGTTCTCCGGTTTGATCATTGTTACGGGACCAACTGTGATCACACCAATTCTACGGAACATCCCCCTTAAAAAAGATGTGTCGGCCGTTCTAAAATGGGAAGGAATTTTGATAGACCCTATAGGCGCGCTCGTTGCTGTATTGGTTTTTGAGTTTATAAGTGTTGGGGAAGGACAGGCATTTACCCAAACGGCTTTGATTGAGTTCGGCAAGATTATTTTGTTCGGAACCACATTCGGGTTTACGTTTGCCCATGCACTTGCCTTTGCCATAAAAAGAAATTTTATACCCCATTATTTGTTGAACGTGGTTTCTTTATCAACAGTATTGTTGGTTTACGTAGAGTCCGACCTGTTTGCACACGAGTCGGGACTATTGGCCGTTGTGGTAATGGGAATGGTTATGGGGAACATGAACCTCCCCAATTTAAAGGAACTGCTCTATTTTAAGGAATCTCTTAGTGTTCTGCTGATCTCTATCTTATTTATTTTGTTGGCGGCCAACATCAATATGAGCGATTTGGAACTGATCTATACCTGGAACACGGTAGCTCTATTTGCCGTAATTGTATTTATAATACGGCCTTTGGGTGTATTTTTAAGTTCGCAGGGATCCAATTTAAAATTTAACGAGAAGCTATTTATCGGCTGGGTGGGGCCAAGAGGTATCGTTGCTGCTGGTATTGCCTCTCTTTTTGGTTCTAAACTGATGCAAAGGGGGGAGCCCGGTGCAGAATACATTACCCCATTGGTGTTTATGATTGTTTTGGGCACCGTTTTGTTGAACGCTACCACCGCAAGGTTTTTTGCAAAACTTGTGGGCGTCTTCTTGAAAAAATCTGAAGGCATTCTGATTATCGGCGCATCCAAGCTCTCCAGGCTAATAGGGAATTACCTTAGAAAGAACAATAGGCATGTTGTTCTGATCGATAACAACCAGAACAATGTGGAAAAAGCCAAAAAGCTTGGTATGGAAGCGATTACGGCCAACATTTTTTCTGATTCGCTAACCGACAATATCGAGTTGAACGACATGGGCTATCTCATGGCGTTGACCGGCAACTCGGACATTAACAAATTTGCGATTAATAAGTTTCAGAAACAGTTTGGGGAGAACGGCGCTTTCCGTTTGGTGAACACAGAGGAAGTCAACGATCCGGAGAACAACCCAAAAGAAGGACTGTTTTCCCACACCGATGATTTTATTCAATTGATGGATACCGTTCGGAAACATCCTACCATCCATGAAATTGACCTTAAGAACAAGGAACATTACGATAGCTTGATCGACATCACCAAAAAGATGAGGGATATAGTTCCGCTGTTCACCAAATCACCTAGTGGTAGTATTGATATAATACCTGCCAACAGTAAGGATTTCTCCCCTAAAGGAGAAGGCTATAAATTGGTTTACCTTGGTAAAATATTGGAAGCCGATGTGGATAATGGGGCGGAAGAATAG
- a CDS encoding MBL fold metallo-hydrolase gives MTIYPIETGNFKLDGGAMFGVVPKSIWNKTNPADANNMIDLAARCLLIEDGERLILIDNGLGNKQSEKFFGYYYLWGDHSLDKSLKNVGFHRDNVTDVFLTHLHFDHCGGSIQWNKDRTGYEPAFKNARFWTNKDHWEWATKPNAREKASFLKENLIPMQESGQLHFIDRKESSFLQESELGFGIHFVDGHTDKQMLPHLNYKGKTMVFAADLIPTVGHIPLPYVMGYDTRPLLTLQEKASFLEKAVDNDWLLLFEHDAHNQICSLKRTEKGARLDQLFSYNELFNTQ, from the coding sequence ATGACAATTTATCCCATAGAAACAGGAAATTTTAAATTGGACGGCGGTGCTATGTTCGGTGTAGTGCCCAAATCCATATGGAATAAAACAAATCCTGCCGATGCCAATAACATGATCGACCTTGCAGCTCGCTGTCTTTTGATTGAAGACGGTGAACGTCTTATTTTGATCGACAATGGCCTGGGCAACAAGCAGTCAGAAAAGTTTTTTGGTTACTATTATCTCTGGGGCGATCATTCCTTGGACAAATCCTTAAAAAATGTCGGATTTCATCGTGATAATGTAACCGATGTTTTCTTGACCCACCTACATTTTGACCATTGTGGTGGAAGCATTCAATGGAACAAGGATCGAACAGGATACGAGCCAGCTTTTAAAAATGCACGCTTTTGGACCAATAAAGACCACTGGGAGTGGGCCACAAAACCCAATGCAAGGGAAAAGGCCTCCTTTTTAAAAGAAAATCTAATCCCTATGCAGGAAAGTGGTCAACTCCATTTTATTGATCGAAAAGAAAGTTCCTTTTTGCAAGAATCCGAGCTTGGATTTGGAATCCATTTTGTAGATGGACATACGGACAAACAAATGCTGCCACATTTAAATTATAAAGGAAAGACCATGGTTTTTGCGGCTGACTTGATTCCTACGGTGGGACATATACCCCTACCCTATGTAATGGGCTACGATACACGGCCATTGTTAACACTACAGGAAAAGGCTTCATTTTTGGAAAAAGCCGTAGACAATGATTGGCTATTACTGTTCGAACACGATGCCCATAACCAGATCTGTTCCCTGAAAAGAACCGAAAAGGGAGCCCGTTTGGACCAGCTTTTCTCTTACAACGAATTGTTCAACACACAATAA